One Verrucomicrobiota bacterium DNA window includes the following coding sequences:
- a CDS encoding WYL domain-containing protein, with the protein MKNTKNVRYTRPPWERMMQIHEKIQQGEYPNCVQMAREMEVSLRTMKRDVQFMKDRLHLPIEYDAVKYGFYYTQSVDQFPRVEISEAEMFAMLVAHKAIAQYHGTPFQQPLEMAFQKITGQLNQQEGYSLDNFGAALSFRPFAPEDADLNAFQIITRALRERRALKFRYKNLGAKTVQERLTHPYHLACIENHWYLFAFDVNRQAIRTFALGRLTQPKLLSARFKMPKQFDADEYLRGSFSVYKGHDDYEVVIEFDAWATDLIRGRHWHSSQQFQELPGSGSRLTMRLNSIEEIDRWVLGWGTHATVVRPKAVQERIRSMAQDLLQRYK; encoded by the coding sequence ATGAAGAATACGAAAAACGTACGCTATACCCGGCCACCCTGGGAACGGATGATGCAGATCCATGAAAAGATTCAGCAGGGGGAATATCCTAATTGTGTGCAGATGGCCAGGGAGATGGAGGTATCCTTGCGAACCATGAAGCGCGACGTGCAATTCATGAAGGATCGGCTGCATTTACCGATTGAGTATGATGCAGTCAAATATGGGTTCTATTACACGCAGTCAGTAGATCAGTTTCCCCGGGTCGAGATCAGTGAGGCGGAAATGTTTGCTATGCTAGTCGCGCACAAAGCCATTGCCCAATACCACGGGACACCTTTTCAACAACCGCTGGAAATGGCTTTTCAAAAGATCACGGGACAACTTAATCAGCAGGAAGGGTACTCGCTGGATAACTTTGGTGCTGCCCTGTCATTCCGTCCCTTTGCTCCGGAAGACGCTGATTTGAACGCCTTCCAGATCATCACCCGTGCATTAAGGGAGCGGCGGGCACTAAAGTTCAGGTATAAGAACCTGGGAGCTAAAACTGTACAGGAACGGCTGACCCATCCTTACCATCTCGCCTGCATTGAGAATCATTGGTATCTGTTCGCCTTTGATGTCAATCGGCAGGCTATCCGAACTTTTGCCTTGGGCCGATTGACACAGCCGAAGTTGTTGTCAGCCCGGTTCAAGATGCCCAAGCAATTTGATGCCGATGAATACCTGCGCGGTAGCTTCTCGGTGTATAAAGGGCATGATGATTACGAGGTGGTGATTGAGTTTGATGCTTGGGCGACGGACCTGATACGTGGCCGGCATTGGCACTCTAGTCAACAGTTCCAGGAATTACCGGGGAGTGGGTCTCGATTGACTATGCGCTTAAACAGCATCGAGGAGATTGATCGTTGGGTATTGGGCTGGGGAACACATGCGACGGTAGTTCGACCAAAGGCTGTGCAGGAACGTATTCGCTCCATGGCACAAGACCTGTTGCAACGATATAAATGA